A window of Picosynechococcus sp. PCC 7003 genomic DNA:
TCCATTGTTTACCAATATCTGCTGATAATTTATCTGCCAAATAAATGAATACTGCCTTCAGCCCTTTGCAAATCACGCAAAAATCTAGATCTGACATGATTTTGTTGATTTTGCGCTCCCCCTAGAAAAAGACAAGCAACTTCTGTACAAGCTGTTCGTATCTCCTGATTAGGATGTGGAAAGCCATAGCGACGAATAGAGACCCACGAACAATGTGCGCCACCCCCTCCAGCACTACCACCCAAAGCGGGATTACGTTTATAGTTACGTGGACGATTTTCTTGATACATCAGATACATAGCATCACCACGGGTTTCAACTGCCCGCTGCTCCTGCCATTTTAAATCTTGAAAATCTACAGGTTCAGCATCGGGACCCGGCAGCAAATATACAGAACAAGTGGTAGGCGAGAAAACTTCTGCCTCAAGGTGATCATTCACGCCAATTTGCAGGCGCTCACCCCATTTGTCGCGTACTTTATCCAACCAACTTTGATAAATATTCTGCCAAGTCTGAGGTTGATGGGGGGGTAATAAATATTTCTGTGTTTTCCATTGACCAGAAGCTTGATCTTGGCGACGGTGAGTTAGTTTCAAAAAAGAACCTCGAGCCGCAGGACGATTGTTGTTCATCAGGAAAATATGGAGGGGTCTGCGCCAACCTCGACCAACACCACCAACACTGGCTGCAACTCGCACAATAGGCAAGATAATTGGCAGAATATCTCTTGGTGCGTGGATTTCTAGTTTGCCTGACCAGCGGAAAAATCGAGGCTGATTAGAACTACGATCGCCCCAGATATTACCCGGTTTCATCTTAATGGAAACACAACCTTTATAAGTTTGTGGCTCAATCGCACCAAACAACTCTGCTAAAGTCTTTTGAGCATTTTCTTGGGGCATCAC
This region includes:
- a CDS encoding RAMP superfamily CRISPR-associated protein; its protein translation is MYTQTLLTDLLAEQHQQRGQTGLFKKGIFTLSERAKVGSFPHPDVETLVSAGEPCGNWKPTQGRPEDKRNVNENLQRLATLPLNGYIPGSSIRGLVRSWAKQHPDIYPQMMALLGEQTGNEIRSGKIEFLDAWPLQPTRLTLDIVNPQEDFQVLHQGQGTPLSHYTLGDGELIQFEVAIRGIPHRATLEDVATVWGWVEQALTLSGIGSRTASGYGVVERDDVTPKSLPNYSKKVLSFDLFSQGCYGASTQIGTEELRPSHWRGWLRSWTLRFLLGVMPQENAQKTLAELFGAIEPQTYKGCVSIKMKPGNIWGDRSSNQPRFFRWSGKLEIHAPRDILPIILPIVRVAASVGGVGRGWRRPLHIFLMNNNRPAARGSFLKLTHRRQDQASGQWKTQKYLLPPHQPQTWQNIYQSWLDKVRDKWGERLQIGVNDHLEAEVFSPTTCSVYLLPGPDAEPVDFQDLKWQEQRAVETRGDAMYLMYQENRPRNYKRNPALGGSAGGGGAHCSWVSIRRYGFPHPNQEIRTACTEVACLFLGGAQNQQNHVRSRFLRDLQRAEGSIHLFGR